CTAAGCGCGGGAGTCCATATGCGAGCGACGGTTGGCACGCTGCTATCCGTGGGTTGGTTACCACATGGTATGCCTTCGTCAAGGAGAGCTTTTACAAGCTAGCCACGCACGTTCAGCCCATTAAAAGCCTAGTGCAAACGAACCTCGTACATTCTCTCCTGAACCTTCCATGAACTCCCGGGCCTAAGGCTCCGGAGTTTTCCCCTTTTTCCTTTTAAACCATCCGTCTCTTCAAGATGAATAACAGATTACTGAGCGTTCGGTAGCTCCAACGTTCGGGCGACCGCCCAAATGAACCCGGTCAGTTCCCTGGCCACCGCGGTGACCGCGACATTTTTGTGTTTGTTTAATCCATAAACTAAACGGCGGAATTTTCGGTGCAGCCGTTCCTGAGCTTTCCAGGAAATGAGCTGTATGTCCGCAGGCAGACCTTCCAAACGGCGGGCCAAGTCCCCTTTAATCGCAGGCCGATGGCGGTAACTCCATGCCGATTCAATCAAGGTGCGACGCAATCGTCCATTTCCCGCTTTGGTGAGCGAGCCTCGTTGGGTACGGACTCCAGACGAATGCTCACGCGGAACCAGGCCCAAGTAAGCCATGAGCTGAGCAGGGGAACGGAAACGGGCAAAGGAACCAATCTCCGCAGCAAGCGTGACGGCCGTGAGAAATCCAATGCCACGCAGAGACTGTAAAATCTGAATCAAATCGGCTTTGGAACTGGTCGCCGCCTCTTCAATCAAGGCTTTTTCCAGTCGACCGATGCGTTGCTCAATCTCTTCCATGGCATGAAGGTACTCTGTAAACGCGATCTGCATGGGTGCATGCGGGAACATCAGTTTTCCAAGCCATACGCGATATTTTTTCGTCCAGCGACGTTTGATATTCTCCGGTGGATGGATCTGGTGGCGCAGTAAGAACTTGAGTACACGTTGACGGGCCCGGTGAGCATCTTCTTTCGCCGATTCGCGTGCACGAACCAATTCACGCAGTGCCTCATCTTCACGTGCTGGAACGTAAATTGGCGTAAGTTCGCCTGCACGGAATAGACGTGCCAGTTGCTCGGCATCTCGTCGATCTGTTTTCACATGATCGCCGGAGCGTTTCGGGATGAGTGAAGGCGCAATGACGACACAGGTGGCTCCCATGGATTCGATCCAGCGGTAGGTTTCGTATCCTGTAGGACCGGCCTCATAACAAAACGAGAGGGAGCTTGCCGGACCCAATTCTTTGATGAGTTTGCGTAAGGCAGCAGGCGCATGAGCAATGGTGCCGTAATACCGCGGCTTGTCTTGACCCTCGTCAGCAATAGCGACAGAAATTTTTTCTTTGGATACATCTAAACCAATGAATTTTGTGGTAGACTTCATAGGGATAGCTCTCCTTTGCTGTGTAGCTCTGAAATGGTGGTCTTCTTACTGTCCATTTTAACCTACGATATGCAGCAATATGGAGGGCTATTTTTTTGTGGTTACGTTCATCATAGCTAGAATTGGGAGTGCTTGATAATCCTCCATATAAGGTGTCTACGATTCGTTAGCATGGACGAAAGTTGAAGACTCCCCTGGTCTGTCTCCACCTCACGCAAACAACTGAAAGGCTGACGGGCACCTTAACCCAGTTACCATGCAACGTTCCATCACATCTTATAGATCCATCGTATCCAAACGAATCCAATCAGCTCCACATTGGAATACACTCCTCTGGATACACGACAAATAGCCGGGAGCACCCTAAGAGTGCTCCCGGCTATTCTTGTTAGTTACAGTGTAATCAGATCGCCTGCGGTTGCTGCTCCGCAAACTGACTATTGTACAGATCCGCGTAGAAGCCCTGACTTGCCATCAATTCATCATGATTACCCTGTTCAATCACGTTACCATGATCCATAACCAGGATCAGATCGGCGCCGCGAATGGTAGACAAACGGTGTGCAATGACAAAGCTCGTGCGATCCTTCATCAGATCATTCATTGCTTTCTGGATAAATACTTCGGTCCGTGTATCCACGCTACTCGTCGCTTCATCCAGAATGAGGATGGCTGGGTTCGCCAGAATCGCTCTTGCAATGGTCAGCAACTGTTTCTGCCCTTGAGAGATGTTCGACGCCTCTTCATTCAGCACCGTATCATAACCATCAGGCAGTGTACGGATAAAGTGATCCGCATGTGCCGCAACGGCTGCCTTGATTACATCCTCTTCCGTAGAACCTTCTCGACCATAGGCGATGTTGTCCCGAATCGTTCCGTTGAACAACCAGGTATCCTGAAGCACCATGCCGAACAGACTGCGCAGCTTACCACGCTCCATGTCCTTAATGTCTGCACCGTCAATCGTAATCCGACCATCCTGAATTTCGTAGAAACGCATTAACAGGTTGATCAGGGTGGTTTTACCGGCTCCCGTTGGTCCAACAATGGCTACCGTCTGTCCCGGTTTTACATCAATATTCATGTTATGAATGAGCAGTTCATTTTCTTTATATCCAAAATTAACACCTTGGAATGCAACCGCACCTTTAGGCTGCTGTAATTGCACGGGTTGTTTGGACTCCGGAACTTCTTCCTCTTCATCCAGCAACTCGAATACCCGTTCTGCCGAAGCAATCGTTGATTGAATAATATTCGAGATATTTGCAATCTGGTTAATCGGTTGTGTGAATTGACGGGAATATTGTGTGAAGGCCAGAATATCCCCAATAGAGATAGAACCACGTGTAACAAAAATCCCACCAACCACACAGATCAGCACATAACCCAAGTTACCTACGAAACTCATGAGCGGCATAATAATACCCGAGATAAACTGGGCTTTCCAGCCGGATTCATACAGTTCTTCATTGACCTTCTCAAATTGCTGTACGGATTGTTCTTCACGTCCAAAGGCTTTGACAACCTTGTGTCCGGTATACATCTCTTCGACATGACCATTCAGTTCTCCAAGGGATTTCTGTTGACCGGCAAAGTGTTTTTGCGAACGGGAAGCGACCAGCATGACAACAACCACACTGAGTGGCAACGTCAAAATCGTGATCAGCGTCATCCATGGACTAATCGTCAGCATCATGATAATTACGCCGACAATTGTGACGATGGACGTAATGAACTGTGCCAAACTTTGCTGAAGTGTATTACTGATATTGTCCACGTCATTCGTGGCACGGCTAAGTGTCTCCCCAGTTGTGCGGGAGTCAAAATATTTCAAAGGAAGGCGTCCAACCTTCGCACTGATCTGCTCACGCATGTCATATACAACACGCTGGGCCACACCGGCCATCAGGTATTGCTGAACATACATAAATGCAGCACTGAACAGATAGAGTCCGCCAAGCAGGTATAATACTTTCATCAATGCAGGAAAATCAATCCCGGCTCCCTGTACACCCTGAAGGATGGCAATGGCGCCTTTACTGAGAATATCCGTTCCTTCGGCCATAACTTTTGGACTGATGATGCTGAATACGGTACTCAAAATGGCTGCAACCAGCACACCTAGCAGACGAGAACTATGAGGCTGGAGATAACGAATCAAGCGACGCAGTGTGCCTTTGAAATCTTTTGCTTTCTCAGCGGGAGGTCGCATGCCCATTCCGGGACCTGGACCCGGCCCACCATGGGGACGAGGCGACTTGCGTTCTGTACGTTCACTCATGCGATCTCCTCCTCTGTCAGCTGGGAGGATACAATCTCGCGATACACTTCATTGTGCTCCAGCAGCTCTTTATGTGTTCCTGAACCGACAATTCGGCCCTCATCCATAACCAGAATGCGATCGGCATCCATTACTGTACTTACGCGTTGCGCAACAATCAGCACAGCCGCTTCTGTCGTTTCGGACTTCAGTGCAGCACGAAGTTTAGCATCCGTTTTAAAATCGAGAGCAGAGAAACTGTCATCAAAGATATAAACTTCCGGACGGCGAACAAGTGCGCGGGCAATGGACAGACGTTGCTTTTGTCCACCAGATACGTTGTTACCACCTTGCGCGATAAGACTATCATATCCCTCTTTCATCTCGGTGATGAAGTTCTCCGCCTGAGCCGTACGGGCTGCATGAACAACTTCATCCATTGTGGCATCGTCTTTCCCGTGACGGATATTCTCCGTAATCGTACCCGTAAAGAGGACTGCCTTTTGTGGTACAAAGCCAATTTTGGCACGCAGATCTTCCTGCCGAATTTCACGCACATCCGTACCATTTACCCGAACACTGCCTTCGGTCACATCATAAAATCGTGGAATAAGACTGAGCAATGTCGATTTCCCGGAACCCGTACCGCCAATGATGGCTGTTGTCTCACCTGAGCGAGCTGTGAAAGATATATCGGACAAAGCTGGATTCTCTGCGCCCGGATAACGGAAAGTTACATTGTCAAACTCAATCATACCCTGCATGGATTTCATACCACGAGGCTGCTCGGGATTGCTAAGATCCGGCTGCATATCAAGCACTTCGTTGATCCGTTCTGCCGATGCTGAAGCTCTTGGAATCATGACAAAGATCATGGAAACCATAATCAGTGAGAACATGATTTGCATTGCATACTGGATGAAGGCAATCAATGCACCGATGTTCATATTGCCGCTGTCGATCCGCATTCCACCAAAATAAAGGATGGCAATCATCGAAAAGTTCATAACCAGCATCATCACAGGCATGATGGTCGCCAT
This Paenibacillus xylanexedens DNA region includes the following protein-coding sequences:
- a CDS encoding IS110 family transposase; this encodes MKSTTKFIGLDVSKEKISVAIADEGQDKPRYYGTIAHAPAALRKLIKELGPASSLSFCYEAGPTGYETYRWIESMGATCVVIAPSLIPKRSGDHVKTDRRDAEQLARLFRAGELTPIYVPAREDEALRELVRARESAKEDAHRARQRVLKFLLRHQIHPPENIKRRWTKKYRVWLGKLMFPHAPMQIAFTEYLHAMEEIEQRIGRLEKALIEEAATSSKADLIQILQSLRGIGFLTAVTLAAEIGSFARFRSPAQLMAYLGLVPREHSSGVRTQRGSLTKAGNGRLRRTLIESAWSYRHRPAIKGDLARRLEGLPADIQLISWKAQERLHRKFRRLVYGLNKHKNVAVTAVARELTGFIWAVARTLELPNAQ
- a CDS encoding ABC transporter ATP-binding protein; protein product: MSERTERKSPRPHGGPGPGPGMGMRPPAEKAKDFKGTLRRLIRYLQPHSSRLLGVLVAAILSTVFSIISPKVMAEGTDILSKGAIAILQGVQGAGIDFPALMKVLYLLGGLYLFSAAFMYVQQYLMAGVAQRVVYDMREQISAKVGRLPLKYFDSRTTGETLSRATNDVDNISNTLQQSLAQFITSIVTIVGVIIMMLTISPWMTLITILTLPLSVVVVMLVASRSQKHFAGQQKSLGELNGHVEEMYTGHKVVKAFGREEQSVQQFEKVNEELYESGWKAQFISGIIMPLMSFVGNLGYVLICVVGGIFVTRGSISIGDILAFTQYSRQFTQPINQIANISNIIQSTIASAERVFELLDEEEEVPESKQPVQLQQPKGAVAFQGVNFGYKENELLIHNMNIDVKPGQTVAIVGPTGAGKTTLINLLMRFYEIQDGRITIDGADIKDMERGKLRSLFGMVLQDTWLFNGTIRDNIAYGREGSTEEDVIKAAVAAHADHFIRTLPDGYDTVLNEEASNISQGQKQLLTIARAILANPAILILDEATSSVDTRTEVFIQKAMNDLMKDRTSFVIAHRLSTIRGADLILVMDHGNVIEQGNHDELMASQGFYADLYNSQFAEQQPQAI
- a CDS encoding ABC transporter ATP-binding protein; its protein translation is MMKLFRMLKPYQIPIIFILVLVLFQSLAELYLPTLMADIVNDGIIKGDIPYIWQIGGWMLVIAIGGTACSVIASYLSSRTAGGFAKQLRSRVFRHVENFSLQEFDKMGTASLITRTTNDITQVQNVLTMMLRMMIMAPLMCIGGIFMAVSQDAKLSTIFLVVLPVLGGAIALIGAKGLPLFKTIQKKLDRLNLVLREQLTGIRVVRSFNRGEHEKVRFNGANTELRDSSIKVNVLMATIMPVMMLVMNFSMIAILYFGGMRIDSGNMNIGALIAFIQYAMQIMFSLIMVSMIFVMIPRASASAERINEVLDMQPDLSNPEQPRGMKSMQGMIEFDNVTFRYPGAENPALSDISFTARSGETTAIIGGTGSGKSTLLSLIPRFYDVTEGSVRVNGTDVREIRQEDLRAKIGFVPQKAVLFTGTITENIRHGKDDATMDEVVHAARTAQAENFITEMKEGYDSLIAQGGNNVSGGQKQRLSIARALVRRPEVYIFDDSFSALDFKTDAKLRAALKSETTEAAVLIVAQRVSTVMDADRILVMDEGRIVGSGTHKELLEHNEVYREIVSSQLTEEEIA